The Deltaproteobacteria bacterium PRO3 DNA segment GGGTTTGGTCTTTGTAATGCCCGGGCTTGATCGTCCCGCCGTAGACCATGATGCTGGGCCGGTTGAGCCGCCCCATCGCGATCACCGAGCCGGGCATGTTCTTGTCGCAGCCCATCACCGAGACGTTGGCGTCGTACCAGTGCGCCGCCATCGTGGTCTCGATCGAGTCGGCGATGATCTCGCGCGACTGCAGCGAGTAATTCATCCCCTCCGTCCCCATCGAGATGCCGTCGCTGACCCCGATGGTGTTGAACATCATCCCCACCATCCCCGCCTCGACGCAGCTCTGCTTGATGACCTTGCCCAGGTCGTTCAAGTGCATGTTGCAGGTGTTGCCCTCGTACCAGGTGGTGGCAATCCCGACGAAGGGCTTGGCCATGTCGGCCTCTGTGAGGCCGGTGCCGTAGAGCATGGCCTGCGAGGCGGGCTGGTCGCGGGCCTGGGTGAGTCGGGAACTGTATTTGTTGAGCTTTTTTTCCATGGTGCCTTCCGTCGCTGCTGGGTTGTGGCGCGGGCGCCGGGCCCGCGGAATTCCACCCTTAAACCCGCCGCCGCCCGCCTGACAAGGGTAGAAAACGGCCGGATTTGTGCCTTGACACCAACGCCCGAGCGGGGCTAGGAGTGGAATGAATAGCCATTCATTTTTTAGGAGGATTTATGCCTGCCACCCGTGATGCCGTCATTGTCAGCGCCGTCCGCAGCCCGATGGGCCGGGCGCTCAAAGGCCAATTCGTCAATCTCCGCATCGACGACCTGGGCGCCGCCGTGGTCAAAGAGGCCGTCGCCCGCGCGAAGGGCCTGGATCCGGCCGAGATCGAAGACGTCATCATCGGCTGCGCGATGCCGGAAGGCGAGCAGGGCATGAACGTCGCCCGCAACATCAGCTTCCTGGCGGGCATCCCCAACACCGCGGCCGCCGTCACCACCAACCGCTTCTGCGCCTCCGGCCTCCAGTCCATCATGGACGCGGCCCGGGCCATCATGGTCGGCGACGGCGAGGTCTTCGTCGCCGGCGGCATCGAGACCATGTCGCACGTTCCGATGGGCGGCTTCAATCCATCGCTCAACCCCAAGCTGATGAAGGCCGGCATGCCCGACGCCTACATCAGCATGGGCCTCACCGCCGAAAACGTCGCCGAGAAGTACAAGGTCTCGCGCGCCGACATGGACCAATTCGCCTACGAGAGCCACCAGAAGGCCGTGAAGGCGATCAAGGACGGGAAGTTCAAAAACGAGATCGTCGCGATCGAGGTCCCCCAGGCCGACGGCAGCGTCAAGAAGATCGACATCGACGAGGGCCCCCGCGGCGACACCACGGTCGAGAAGCTGGCCACCTTAAAGCCGGTGTTCCGCGAGAACGGCTCGGTCACCGCCGGCAACTCCTCCCCCCTCACCGACGGCGCCGCCGCGGTGATCGTGATGAGCGCCGAGAAGGCCAAGGTCCTGGGGCTGAAGCCCCTGGCCCGTATCCACGCGATGGCGGTGGCCGGCTGCGACCCCGAGATCATGGGCATCGGCCCCATCCCCGCGGTGCGCAAGGTCCTGAAGCGCGCCGGCAAGACGATCAACGACATCGACATCGTCGAGATGAACGAGGCCTTCGCCTCGCAGTCGCTGGCCAGCGCCCGCGAGCTGGGCATCGACCTCAAGAAGCTCAATCCCCACGGCGGCGCGATCGCCCTGGGCCACCCCCTCGGCTGCTCCGGCGCCCGCATCATGGCCACGCTGATCAACGACCTGTTCACCTACGACAAGAAGTGGGGCCTCGAGACCATGTGCATCGGCGGCGGACAGGGCGCGGCCTGCATCATCGAACGCTTATAACAAATTCGTCGGGATGGACCCGGCGTCCATCCTCTATGCGCAACAGGCGGACTCAGGTTCGCCCCACGGAGAGGTTACGACCATGAGACAGATCAAAAAAGTTGGCGTATTAGGCGCGGGCGTCATGGGCCACGGCATCGCGGCTCACTTGGCCGGCGCGGGCGTCCCCGTCCTGCTCCTCGACATCGTCCCGCCCAAGTTCACCGAGGCGGACCAAAAAGCGGGCCTGACCGAGAAGAGCCCCGCCTTCCGCAACAAGTTTGCCTTAAGCGGCATCGAGGCCATCAAGAAGTCCAAGCCCTCGGTCATCTACTCCCAGCGCGACCTCAAGCTGATCGCGCCGGGCAACTTCGAGGACGATTGGGACAAGCTGAAGGACTGTGACTGGATCGTCGAGGTCGTCGTCGAGCGCCTCGACATCAAGCAGCAGGTCTTCGCCAAGATCGAGAAGGTGATGCAGCCGCACACGATCGTCAGCTCCAACACCTCGGGCCTGCCCCTGCACTCGATGAGCGAGGGCCGCAGCGAGGCCTTCAAGAAAAATTTCATCGTCACCCACTTCTTCAACCCGGTGCGCTACCTCAAGCTGGTCGAGATCGTCTCCTCCCCGGCCACCGACCCCGCGGTGGTCAAGGACATGGCCAACTTCCTCGAGGACCGATTGGGCAAGGGCGTCGTCTACGCCAAGGACACCCCCAACTTCATCGCCAACCGCATCGGGACCTTCGCCTTCATGGCCGCGCTCAAGCGCGTCATCGACGAGGATTACAAGGTCGAGGAGGTCGACAAGATCCTCGGTCCCGCGATGGGCAAGCCGAAGTCGGCGATGTTCCGCACCGCCGACATCGCGGGCATCGACACCCTGGCCCACGTCGTGAAAAACACCTATGACAACTGCCCCAAGGACGAGCAGCGCGCGATCTTCGTGATGCCCGACATCGTCAACAAGATGATCGCCAACGGCTGGACCGGCGACAAGGCCGGCCAGGGCTTCTACAAGAAGGTCAAGGGCGAGGGTAAAAAGGAGATCCTCTCGATCAACCTCAAGACCGGCGAGTACGGTCCTCAGGGCGAGGTGAAGTTCGCCTCGCTGAAGGCCGCCAAGGGCATCGAGGAGGTCGGAGCGCGCGTCAAGGCGGTGCTTGCCGGCGACGACCGCGCCGCGGACTTCGCCTGGAAGGTCACCCGCGACACCCTGATCTACACCGCCAACCGCATCCCCGAGATCGCCGACGACGTGGTCAACGTCGACCGCGCCATGCGCTGGGGCTTCAATTGGGACCTGGGACCCTTCGAGGTCCTGGACGCGATCGGCGTCAAAGAGACCGTCGAGCGCATCAAGAAAGACGGCCTGCCCGTTCCGGCCCTCTTCACGCAGGTGCTCGAGAAGGGCGAAGGCACCTTCTACAAGCGCAAGGACGGCAAGGCCTACTACTTCGACATCAAGACGAGCGGCTACGTCCCCGTGCCGATGAACCCCAACGTCCTGCTGCTGAAGAACCTCAAAGAGCAGAACAAGGTGATCAAAAGCAACGGCTCGGCCAGCCTGATCGACTTGGGCGACGGCGTGCTCTGCCTCGAGTTCCACTCCAAGATGAACGCCATCGACGCCGACATCGCGCTGTTGGGCTTCGAGGCCCTCGACAAGATCGAGGCCGAGAAACTGAACGGCCTGGTCATCGCCAACGAGGGCGAAAATTTCTCGGTCGGCGCCAACCTCATGCTGCTCTGGCTCGAGTCGCAGCAGGGCAACTGGAAGAACATCGAAGAGATGGTCCGCCAGTTCCAAAATTTCTGCATGCGCCTGAAGTACTCGCCCAAGCCCGTCGTGGCGGCGCCCTTCGGC contains these protein-coding regions:
- a CDS encoding thiolase family protein; amino-acid sequence: MPATRDAVIVSAVRSPMGRALKGQFVNLRIDDLGAAVVKEAVARAKGLDPAEIEDVIIGCAMPEGEQGMNVARNISFLAGIPNTAAAVTTNRFCASGLQSIMDAARAIMVGDGEVFVAGGIETMSHVPMGGFNPSLNPKLMKAGMPDAYISMGLTAENVAEKYKVSRADMDQFAYESHQKAVKAIKDGKFKNEIVAIEVPQADGSVKKIDIDEGPRGDTTVEKLATLKPVFRENGSVTAGNSSPLTDGAAAVIVMSAEKAKVLGLKPLARIHAMAVAGCDPEIMGIGPIPAVRKVLKRAGKTINDIDIVEMNEAFASQSLASARELGIDLKKLNPHGGAIALGHPLGCSGARIMATLINDLFTYDKKWGLETMCIGGGQGAACIIERL